The following are encoded in a window of Mycobacterium decipiens genomic DNA:
- a CDS encoding MauE/DoxX family redox-associated membrane protein, translating into MIVLAARLLLGGMFAIGATAKLADRDGGRQAVAAFGVPRSAAASAGLAIVATEFGIAALLVAAPKFGALAALIALAGFSAVVLVSLAHGRRPECHCFGRLSAAPLGWPTLARNGCFATLAAIVAIDGQFCWALTALAIAMLALWIGPAAHRRRTARAGTTVAGLALPDRAGRTWTLDRLRVGHKPLVLIFGQPGCGACDALLPEVARWQHNLSGRVTVALISAGAATHDVPLELVDERRAAFAAYDIRATPSAVLIDDGQRPVTARGATAIRELVDRTAQVSEGNKFTRRGLLRRASAGLASAGAVTVAACDTPSKKPDTLALKVDGAWLCNQTFALCTTAPCVPSPTDPDISVCDCVVVNGYSIGFKTCSERAQSGTRVRSAFSTVNVNANFGVLSCPSGVPWANCLDVECEIDTTNPAVAKCRCLTVKTGESVTFGGGCDAATCTSTIWSAATPDLPATAQYRKGLQQLGQPMVDFPKTCPAPK; encoded by the coding sequence CGGCATTCGGTGTGCCGAGGTCCGCCGCCGCAAGCGCAGGGCTGGCAATAGTCGCCACCGAGTTCGGCATCGCAGCGCTTCTAGTGGCGGCGCCCAAGTTTGGCGCGTTGGCGGCCCTGATCGCGCTGGCAGGATTCAGCGCGGTGGTGTTGGTCAGTCTCGCCCATGGCCGCCGGCCGGAATGCCACTGCTTCGGGCGACTGTCCGCCGCGCCGCTCGGGTGGCCGACGCTGGCCCGGAATGGATGCTTCGCGACACTGGCTGCGATCGTCGCCATTGACGGTCAATTCTGCTGGGCCTTAACGGCTTTGGCGATCGCAATGCTTGCCCTGTGGATTGGCCCCGCGGCGCACCGGCGCCGGACCGCGCGCGCCGGGACAACGGTCGCAGGGCTGGCGTTGCCCGACCGGGCGGGCCGGACCTGGACGCTGGACCGACTACGGGTGGGGCACAAACCGCTGGTGCTGATCTTCGGTCAGCCCGGCTGCGGAGCCTGCGATGCCCTGCTGCCCGAGGTGGCCCGGTGGCAACACAACCTGAGCGGGCGGGTCACCGTCGCACTCATCAGCGCCGGCGCTGCTACCCACGATGTACCGCTCGAGCTCGTCGATGAGCGTCGGGCCGCGTTTGCCGCCTACGACATCAGGGCCACGCCCAGCGCGGTGCTGATCGACGACGGTCAACGGCCGGTCACCGCGCGCGGAGCGACTGCAATCCGGGAACTCGTCGACCGGACCGCCCAGGTCTCGGAAGGGAACAAGTTCACCCGGCGGGGACTGCTTCGCCGCGCATCCGCCGGCCTGGCCTCCGCGGGCGCCGTCACGGTGGCCGCCTGCGACACCCCCAGCAAGAAGCCCGACACCTTGGCACTGAAAGTCGACGGTGCCTGGCTGTGCAACCAAACGTTCGCGCTGTGCACCACCGCACCGTGCGTGCCGTCACCGACAGATCCCGACATCTCGGTGTGCGATTGCGTTGTCGTCAACGGCTACTCGATCGGATTCAAGACCTGTTCCGAGCGAGCGCAGTCGGGGACCAGGGTGCGGTCGGCGTTCTCGACGGTGAACGTCAACGCCAACTTCGGCGTGCTGAGCTGTCCGTCCGGAGTCCCATGGGCGAATTGCCTCGACGTGGAGTGCGAGATCGATACGACCAACCCTGCCGTGGCGAAATGCCGCTGCCTGACCGTGAAGACGGGCGAATCGGTGACCTTCGGCGGCGGGTGCGATGCCGCCACCTGCACCTCGACGATATGGTCGGCCGCCACCCCGGACCTACCGGCCACGGCACAGTACCGCAAAGGCCTGCAGCAGCTCGGCCAACCCATGGTCGACTTCCCGAAGACCTGCCCCGCGCCCAAGTAG
- a CDS encoding Na+/H+ antiporter: MFGLVVIVALVATVVVGTVLGHRYRVGPPVLLVALGALLGLIPRFGDVQIDGEIVLLLFLPAILYWESMNTSFREIRWNLRIIVMFSVGLVIATAVAVSWTARALGMESHAAAVLGAVLSPTDAAAVAGLAKRLPRRALTVLRGESLINDGTALVLFAVTVSVAVGGAEISPVALTGRFVGSYLGGIAAGLVVGGLVTLLRRRIDAPLEEGALSLLTPFAAFLLAQTLECSGVVAVLVSALVLTYVGPKVIRARSRLQAYAFWDIATFLINGSLWVFVGVQIPGAVEHISDANGGIRRATLLALAVTGVVIATRIAWVEITTVLGRAVDRCMKKPTRHVDFRQRCVTSWAGFRGAVSLAAALAVPLTTHSGAPFPDRNLIIFVVSVVILVTVLVQGSSLPAVVRWARMPEDVAHADELALARGRSAEAALQALPTVASELGVGPELLKRLTNEYEEHAALVMADGDTSAPNDLAARNDLLRRVRLRLLEHQRQAVTALRNQNRIDDIVLRELQMEMDLEEVQLLDPVDTE, from the coding sequence GTGTTTGGGCTCGTCGTTATCGTTGCGCTGGTTGCCACCGTGGTCGTGGGGACGGTCCTGGGCCACCGCTATCGCGTGGGTCCCCCGGTGTTGCTCGTCGCGCTTGGCGCCCTGCTCGGTCTGATCCCCCGGTTCGGTGACGTTCAGATCGATGGCGAGATCGTGCTGCTGCTGTTCCTGCCCGCGATCCTCTACTGGGAAAGCATGAACACCAGTTTTCGCGAGATCCGCTGGAACCTGCGCATCATCGTCATGTTCAGCGTCGGTCTGGTGATTGCCACGGCAGTCGCGGTGTCGTGGACGGCACGAGCGCTCGGCATGGAGTCACACGCGGCGGCCGTCCTGGGTGCCGTGCTTTCTCCCACCGATGCTGCCGCGGTGGCCGGGTTGGCCAAACGGTTGCCGCGCCGGGCGCTCACCGTGCTGCGGGGCGAGAGCCTGATCAACGACGGGACCGCGCTGGTGCTGTTCGCGGTGACCGTCTCCGTCGCGGTCGGCGGCGCGGAGATCAGCCCGGTCGCCCTGACCGGCCGGTTCGTCGGCTCCTACCTCGGCGGTATCGCCGCGGGCCTAGTGGTCGGCGGGTTGGTGACCCTGCTCCGCCGCAGGATCGACGCACCACTCGAGGAGGGGGCACTGAGCCTGCTGACGCCGTTCGCGGCGTTTCTGCTCGCCCAGACGTTGGAGTGCAGCGGCGTCGTCGCGGTCCTGGTGTCGGCGCTGGTGCTCACCTACGTTGGGCCGAAGGTAATCCGGGCCCGTTCCCGCCTCCAGGCGTACGCGTTCTGGGACATTGCCACGTTTCTGATCAACGGCTCGTTGTGGGTGTTCGTCGGAGTCCAGATCCCGGGTGCGGTGGAACATATCTCCGACGCCAACGGCGGCATTCGCCGCGCGACATTGCTGGCGCTGGCCGTCACCGGTGTCGTCATCGCGACCCGGATCGCCTGGGTAGAAATCACCACTGTGTTGGGGCGGGCGGTCGATCGGTGCATGAAGAAGCCCACCCGTCACGTCGACTTCCGTCAGCGTTGCGTCACCAGCTGGGCGGGATTCCGCGGCGCCGTGTCGCTGGCCGCAGCGCTGGCGGTCCCGCTGACCACGCACAGTGGCGCGCCATTCCCAGATCGCAACCTGATCATTTTCGTCGTCTCGGTCGTCATTCTGGTGACCGTGCTGGTCCAAGGGAGTTCGCTGCCGGCCGTCGTCCGGTGGGCCCGGATGCCCGAAGACGTCGCCCATGCCGACGAGCTGGCGCTGGCCCGTGGCCGCAGCGCCGAAGCGGCGCTGCAGGCCCTGCCAACCGTCGCCAGCGAACTCGGGGTCGGCCCGGAGCTACTGAAGCGCCTGACCAACGAGTACGAAGAACACGCCGCGCTCGTCATGGCCGACGGCGACACCTCGGCACCCAACGATCTGGCCGCGCGAAACGATCTGCTCCGGCGGGTGCGCCTTCGCCTACTCGAACACCAGCGCCAGGCCGTGACGGCGCTGCGAAACCAAAATCGCATCGACGACATCGTGCTGCGCGAGTTGCAGATGGAGATGGACCTTGAGGAAGTGCAACTACTCGACCCCGTCGACACCGAATGA
- a CDS encoding cytochrome P450 has protein sequence MSIPKLGSILSLIPANQDSAADRDAATVLNPDTFLVGAPFDALARLRVNSPVHPVQLPGLPRTWLLTRYADVRLVSHDTETFTSSKGNTLVEVEAGSNSAMLPGIDPPRHVHYRKLINQAFTARNVAQLEPQLRKVARDIVANIIAKGEFDAVADISAEMSLQVIAEVLGVPVEDRMEVFRWSNAIGSLGIEDPDYAPTPQAVRQAAAEMFAYCGELVAHRRKHGHTDDILSALLAAEVDGDRLNRDQLNEFFLLLAIAGNETTRNTVSHGILALSEHPEQQALLARDSEAVKPAVAELLRWATPVMHFRRTVTRDVEIRGQLIPAGDWVLLHYLSANRDDEVFERPDEFDVTRSSAAGHVAFGGGGVHFCLGAQLARLEMRVMFEELYARVPGLAVTGPPDRLRSSFFHGIKRLPCSIGSFGVDGVE, from the coding sequence ATGAGCATTCCGAAGTTGGGGTCCATCCTCTCGTTGATCCCTGCGAACCAGGACAGCGCCGCCGACCGCGACGCGGCGACGGTGTTGAATCCGGACACTTTCCTCGTTGGCGCTCCCTTCGATGCGTTGGCCCGGCTACGGGTGAACTCGCCCGTGCATCCGGTGCAGCTGCCCGGATTGCCCAGGACGTGGCTGTTGACCCGGTACGCCGACGTGCGCCTGGTCAGCCACGACACCGAGACCTTTACCAGCAGCAAGGGCAACACCCTGGTCGAGGTCGAGGCGGGGTCGAACTCGGCGATGTTGCCCGGAATCGATCCGCCGCGTCACGTTCATTACCGAAAGTTGATCAACCAAGCGTTCACCGCCCGCAACGTGGCACAGCTGGAACCGCAGCTGCGCAAGGTCGCGCGCGACATCGTCGCCAACATCATCGCCAAGGGCGAGTTCGATGCGGTAGCAGACATTTCCGCGGAGATGTCACTGCAGGTGATTGCCGAGGTACTTGGGGTGCCGGTGGAAGACCGAATGGAGGTCTTCCGATGGAGCAACGCGATCGGAAGCCTGGGCATAGAGGACCCTGACTACGCTCCCACACCGCAGGCCGTCAGGCAGGCGGCGGCCGAAATGTTCGCCTACTGCGGCGAGTTGGTCGCGCATCGGCGCAAACATGGCCACACCGACGACATCTTGTCGGCGCTGCTGGCCGCGGAGGTCGACGGCGACCGGCTCAACCGTGACCAGCTCAACGAGTTCTTTCTGCTGCTTGCCATCGCCGGCAACGAAACCACCCGTAACACGGTCAGTCACGGCATCTTGGCGCTGTCCGAGCACCCGGAACAACAGGCCCTGCTGGCCCGAGATTCCGAAGCGGTCAAGCCGGCGGTGGCGGAACTGCTGCGCTGGGCGACACCGGTGATGCACTTCCGCCGCACCGTCACCCGTGATGTAGAGATCCGCGGGCAACTGATCCCGGCCGGCGACTGGGTGCTGCTGCATTACCTCTCAGCCAACCGCGACGACGAGGTGTTCGAGCGGCCCGACGAGTTCGACGTCACCCGCAGTTCGGCGGCCGGTCATGTTGCCTTCGGTGGCGGGGGAGTGCACTTCTGTCTCGGCGCTCAGCTGGCCCGCCTCGAGATGCGGGTGATGTTCGAAGAGTTGTACGCGCGCGTGCCCGGCCTGGCCGTCACTGGTCCGCCTGACCGGCTACGTTCCTCGTTCTTCCACGGGATCAAACGGTTGCCGTGCAGCATCGGTTCATTCGGTGTCGACGGGGTCGAGTAG
- a CDS encoding TetR/AcrR family transcriptional regulator — MTSTMRRAYGELDRAQVLAALQNLARRVGVQQVTMRELAAELGAAVPSVYYHVPGKQAALDLLAESVLARIPVPEAGPWETRLIEIYCAAREVILDVPGIAGILQTNGGGERARRLDRLSRSLLAEAGLVKGVAAAAHTVLYTYLLGSVTLEESRRVAGSRGKRQAAARYRAGLDVITAGIKAAAQHR, encoded by the coding sequence ATGACCTCCACGATGCGCCGGGCATACGGCGAACTGGACCGCGCGCAGGTGTTGGCCGCCCTGCAAAATTTGGCACGGCGCGTCGGAGTGCAACAGGTGACGATGCGTGAGCTCGCAGCCGAGCTCGGCGCGGCCGTACCCTCGGTCTACTACCACGTCCCGGGAAAGCAAGCGGCCCTGGATCTGCTCGCCGAGTCGGTGCTGGCCCGCATTCCTGTACCCGAGGCCGGCCCGTGGGAAACCCGCCTCATCGAAATCTACTGTGCCGCACGTGAAGTGATTTTGGACGTACCCGGCATCGCCGGCATACTGCAGACCAACGGCGGCGGGGAACGTGCCCGCCGCCTGGATCGGCTTAGCCGCTCACTTCTGGCTGAAGCCGGTTTGGTGAAAGGCGTTGCCGCCGCAGCTCATACGGTGTTGTACACATATCTGCTTGGTTCGGTGACTTTGGAGGAGTCGCGCCGAGTTGCCGGCTCCCGTGGCAAACGTCAGGCTGCCGCACGTTATCGTGCCGGACTGGATGTGATCACCGCCGGTATCAAGGCAGCTGCACAACACCGATGA
- a CDS encoding CDP-diacylglycerol diphosphatase, which produces MAMSRRQVGRRVLIGAVLATLTGALIFASMPAPPNRPTADRDALWKIVHDRCEFGYRRTGAYAPCTLVDEDSGTALYKANFDPYQFLLLPLARITGIEDPALREPARRNYLYDAWAARFLVTSRLNNSLPESDVVLTINPKNARTQDQLHIHISCSSTTTSAVLKQVDASEYSGWKQLPSDLGGHTFQGLAVSTKTLESKNLFGDIYLKVTADHKKMENASVAVAHLAQDRFLLLLAEGTEDEPVAAEILQDHDCSIAKPW; this is translated from the coding sequence GTGGCGATGAGCCGCCGACAAGTAGGTCGACGTGTCTTGATAGGCGCGGTGCTAGCAACACTTACCGGGGCGTTGATTTTCGCCAGCATGCCGGCGCCGCCGAACCGCCCCACAGCCGATCGTGATGCACTGTGGAAAATCGTGCACGACCGCTGCGAATTCGGCTATCGCCGTACTGGCGCCTACGCCCCCTGCACATTGGTGGATGAAGACTCCGGGACGGCCTTGTACAAAGCGAATTTTGATCCGTACCAGTTCCTGCTACTCCCGCTTGCTCGCATCACCGGAATCGAAGACCCCGCCCTGCGGGAGCCGGCGCGTCGCAACTACCTCTACGACGCGTGGGCTGCCCGGTTCCTGGTTACCTCGCGGCTGAACAACTCACTGCCCGAATCGGACGTAGTCCTGACGATCAATCCCAAGAACGCGCGCACCCAGGATCAGCTGCACATTCACATATCGTGTTCGTCAACGACGACCTCGGCGGTCCTTAAGCAGGTTGACGCGTCCGAGTACAGTGGTTGGAAGCAGCTCCCCAGCGATCTTGGTGGTCACACGTTTCAGGGTTTGGCGGTCAGCACGAAGACGCTCGAGTCCAAGAATCTATTCGGGGACATCTACCTGAAGGTAACCGCAGACCACAAGAAGATGGAGAACGCGTCGGTTGCGGTTGCGCATCTCGCGCAGGACCGATTCCTGCTGCTCTTGGCTGAGGGAACCGAGGACGAGCCCGTTGCCGCCGAGATCCTGCAGGACCACGACTGCTCCATCGCCAAGCCCTGGTAG
- a CDS encoding lipoprotein LpqH — translation MTNPRRTVATAVCAAALGVTVLGASVPACSTKSGPGSPPGSSSAPARATVMVEGHTHTISGAVECSTSPAVRTATPPESGTQTTRVSARDDSASVTLSLSDSTPPDVNGFSISLKSGNTKYQMPYQPVESPTQVEATRQGKSYTLTGTGHAVIPGQSGMRELPFGVHVTCP, via the coding sequence ATGACCAATCCGCGCCGCACCGTCGCCACCGCTGTCTGCGCTGCCGCGCTCGGCGTGACGGTGCTCGGGGCAAGCGTGCCGGCCTGCTCCACCAAGAGCGGACCGGGTTCTCCCCCGGGTTCGAGTTCAGCTCCCGCACGCGCGACCGTCATGGTGGAGGGACACACGCACACAATTTCCGGCGCGGTCGAATGCAGCACCTCACCGGCGGTACGGACCGCGACACCGCCAGAGTCGGGGACTCAAACCACCCGGGTCAGCGCACGCGACGACTCGGCCTCGGTAACACTGTCCCTGTCCGACTCCACCCCGCCAGACGTCAATGGCTTTAGCATTTCCCTCAAGTCGGGAAACACCAAATACCAGATGCCTTATCAGCCGGTAGAGTCCCCAACCCAGGTCGAAGCGACCAGACAGGGCAAGAGCTACACACTGACCGGGACGGGCCACGCGGTGATCCCAGGCCAAAGCGGCATGCGTGAGCTGCCGTTCGGAGTACATGTAACCTGCCCCTGA
- a CDS encoding sulfurtransferase — protein sequence MQARDRVLITADELTGLIQAGDPLSILDVRWRLDEPDGRAAHLRGHLPGAVYVSLEDELSDHTIAGRGRHPLPSGSGLQAAARRWGIRHDAPVVVYDDWNRAGSARAWWVLTAAGIANVRILDGGLSAWRSVGGRIETGPVSPQYGNVTVLHDDLYGGARPTLTASQAGAGGVALLDARAPERFRGDVEPVDPVAGHIPGAKNVPSGAVLADDGTFLKAGALRQLLSDHIDTGGRVGVYCGSGVSATVTVAALATIGHDAALFPGSWSEWSSDSTRPIGRGPE from the coding sequence GTGCAAGCACGCGATCGGGTCCTGATCACCGCCGACGAATTGACCGGGCTGATCCAGGCGGGCGACCCGCTGTCGATCCTGGACGTGCGCTGGCGCCTTGATGAACCCGATGGGCGTGCGGCCCACCTGCGGGGTCACCTACCGGGAGCGGTATACGTCTCACTCGAGGACGAACTCAGCGACCACACGATCGCCGGCCGCGGCCGCCACCCGCTGCCATCGGGGTCCGGCCTGCAGGCCGCCGCCCGCCGATGGGGTATCCGCCACGATGCACCGGTCGTGGTGTATGACGATTGGAATCGAGCCGGTTCGGCGCGAGCGTGGTGGGTATTGACCGCGGCCGGGATTGCGAATGTACGCATTCTAGACGGCGGGTTGTCCGCGTGGCGGTCAGTCGGCGGGCGGATCGAGACCGGACCGGTCAGCCCACAGTACGGGAATGTGACTGTGCTGCACGATGATTTGTATGGCGGAGCGCGACCCACCCTGACCGCGTCGCAAGCCGGCGCGGGCGGTGTGGCGCTGCTCGATGCCCGCGCACCGGAACGCTTCCGCGGAGATGTCGAGCCCGTCGATCCGGTAGCCGGTCACATCCCCGGCGCGAAAAACGTTCCCAGCGGCGCTGTCCTGGCCGACGACGGCACGTTCCTCAAAGCCGGCGCCCTTCGCCAACTACTGTCCGACCACATCGATACCGGCGGCCGCGTAGGTGTTTACTGCGGCTCGGGTGTCAGCGCAACTGTCACCGTCGCGGCACTTGCAACGATCGGCCACGATGCGGCGCTATTCCCAGGGTCATGGTCCGAGTGGAGTTCGGATTCGACCCGTCCCATCGGCCGCGGCCCGGAATAG
- a CDS encoding PPE family protein — protein sequence MDFSLLPPEINSARMYCGPGSGSLRGAAAAWDEVSAELQSTAETYSSVLSDLTSFEWLGPSSEALSAAVTPYIEWLNITAAQTKQTATQASAAATAFDQALSMTVPPPAITANRAQLAYLIATNFFSQNTPAIAATETAYAQMWAQDATAMFDYATTLTAAKTLTPFTPPQQDTNPAGLAAQTAAVTKAATLAGDRWLGNLFINIGNALVQVGELLMPEAPEVGIILVTLGDILKLLGQLINALPSNVIFKEGFTVMDAVLGFFQLIYATDTVNGMVTGAIGAEKSLGILPNLGPPTGPPQAPLELVAPLNSIAQALNGAHAGLERPVSATLGSADSIGSISVPPNWKATALKGSPLSTLPAHEAAAIGMPGPPGMRSSGTERPRVAPRYGFKLNVMSRPLVAG from the coding sequence ATGGATTTTTCGCTGTTGCCACCGGAGATCAACTCCGCGCGAATGTATTGCGGCCCCGGCTCGGGGTCACTGCGGGGGGCCGCAGCCGCCTGGGACGAGGTATCGGCAGAGTTGCAGTCAACTGCTGAAACCTACAGTTCAGTGCTCTCGGATTTGACCAGCTTTGAATGGCTAGGCCCGTCATCGGAAGCGTTATCCGCCGCCGTCACCCCATATATCGAATGGCTGAACATAACCGCCGCACAGACAAAACAGACAGCAACGCAAGCGAGCGCGGCCGCCACCGCATTTGACCAGGCACTCTCGATGACGGTTCCCCCGCCGGCGATCACGGCCAACCGCGCCCAACTCGCCTATCTGATAGCAACGAACTTCTTCAGCCAAAACACTCCAGCAATCGCAGCCACCGAAACCGCCTACGCCCAAATGTGGGCGCAAGACGCTACCGCAATGTTCGACTATGCGACCACCTTGACAGCGGCAAAGACACTCACACCATTTACCCCCCCGCAACAGGACACCAACCCTGCCGGTCTGGCCGCCCAAACCGCCGCCGTTACCAAAGCCGCTACCCTCGCCGGCGATAGATGGCTAGGCAATCTCTTCATTAACATTGGGAATGCCCTAGTACAGGTTGGTGAGTTGTTGATGCCAGAAGCACCCGAAGTGGGCATCATTCTCGTCACGCTGGGAGATATCCTAAAACTATTGGGCCAACTTATAAATGCCCTCCCAAGTAATGTCATCTTCAAGGAGGGTTTCACCGTCATGGACGCGGTGCTCGGCTTTTTTCAATTGATTTATGCAACCGACACCGTAAACGGAATGGTCACCGGGGCGATTGGCGCGGAGAAAAGCCTGGGCATCTTGCCCAATCTGGGGCCGCCGACGGGCCCACCCCAGGCTCCGCTAGAGTTGGTCGCCCCACTGAACTCCATTGCCCAAGCGCTCAACGGAGCTCACGCGGGCCTCGAGCGCCCGGTCTCAGCCACCCTGGGCAGCGCCGATTCGATCGGGTCAATCTCAGTGCCCCCCAACTGGAAAGCAACGGCGCTCAAGGGCTCGCCGCTGTCCACGTTGCCGGCTCACGAAGCCGCAGCGATAGGGATGCCCGGACCGCCCGGCATGCGTTCGTCGGGAACGGAACGTCCCCGAGTTGCGCCCCGGTACGGGTTCAAGCTCAACGTCATGTCACGCCCACTCGTCGCAGGATAA
- a CDS encoding PPE family protein has protein sequence MFMDFSLLPPEINSARMYCGPGSGSLRGAAAAWDEVSVELQSIAETYGSVLSDLTSFEWLGPSSEALSAAVTPYIEWLNKTAAQTKQTATQASVAATAFDQALSMTVPPPAITANRAQLRSLIPTNYFGQNSPAIAATESAYAQMWEKDATAMYDYHAGTSMAAKTLTPFTAPQQDTNPAGLAVQSVAATKAATKLGATPILNWIVREDFTLLDGMFAIFATMSAISTVEGMITGAIGAEQSFGVLPYLGPPTGPPQAPPELVAPIDSIAKALTGAGADVERQVSATMRGAGLIGQMSVPATWNAPVVATARAFEGTPLITLPPEDAAAAGTPGLPGMPLSGTARQGAGPRYGVKLTVMSRPLAGG, from the coding sequence ATGTTTATGGATTTTTCGCTGTTGCCACCGGAGATCAACTCCGCGCGAATGTATTGCGGCCCCGGCTCGGGGTCACTGCGGGGGGCCGCAGCCGCCTGGGACGAGGTATCAGTAGAATTGCAGTCAATTGCTGAGACCTATGGTTCAGTGCTCTCGGATTTGACCAGCTTTGAATGGCTGGGCCCGTCATCGGAAGCGTTATCCGCCGCCGTCACCCCATATATCGAATGGCTGAACAAGACCGCCGCACAGACAAAACAGACAGCAACGCAAGCGAGCGTGGCCGCCACCGCATTTGACCAGGCACTCTCGATGACGGTTCCCCCGCCGGCGATCACGGCCAACCGCGCCCAGCTCCGATCGCTGATACCAACAAACTATTTCGGCCAAAATTCCCCAGCCATCGCAGCCACCGAATCCGCCTACGCCCAAATGTGGGAAAAGGACGCTACCGCAATGTACGACTACCATGCGGGCACCTCGATGGCCGCAAAGACACTCACACCATTCACCGCCCCGCAACAGGACACTAACCCTGCCGGTCTGGCCGTCCAAAGCGTCGCCGCTACCAAAGCCGCCACCAAGTTGGGCGCTACGCCAATCTTGAACTGGATTGTCAGGGAAGACTTCACTCTCCTCGATGGCATGTTCGCCATTTTTGCAACCATGAGCGCGATCAGCACGGTCGAAGGGATGATTACCGGGGCGATTGGTGCGGAGCAAAGCTTCGGCGTTTTGCCCTATCTGGGTCCGCCGACCGGCCCACCCCAGGCCCCTCCGGAGTTGGTCGCCCCCATCGACTCCATAGCCAAGGCGTTGACGGGCGCTGGCGCGGACGTTGAGCGCCAGGTTTCAGCCACCATGCGCGGCGCGGGTCTGATCGGGCAAATGTCCGTGCCTGCCACCTGGAACGCACCGGTGGTTGCCACGGCCAGGGCGTTCGAGGGCACGCCCTTGATCACGTTGCCCCCCGAAGACGCCGCGGCCGCCGGAACGCCCGGGCTGCCCGGCATGCCGCTATCGGGGACCGCACGCCAAGGAGCGGGACCCCGATACGGGGTAAAGCTCACCGTCATGTCACGCCCACTCGCCGGAGGATAG
- a CDS encoding M23 family metallopeptidase, with translation MTDGQSRWQGLGQFCKALTVIVLMLVVAACTVPARNDAMAGVTVPDAFTPLTVAPISQATFPFPGTDGKYHLAFDMQLTNATSVPASLTAVDVVDGRNPTNVLASFDGHQLVDPACNYGNCNRLRLLPARPAPDFAIPAQTSRSLLIDFSLDTFGQFPKAVMLRLHGTGAAGPAAKDPSPINTLGAPFDISADTPRVIGPPLRGNNWVALNGCCDPGWGHRDAILPANMKLNNSQRFAIDWMRTNDQGQFYTGDRTRNESYVDYGSPVYAVADGTVTATLDDLAANVPGILPASDPTLAAKLTVQNVDGNHVILDIGGGLYAMYAHFLKGSLLVKPGDKIKKGQQIAKLGNTGNSNAPHLHFQLMNGPSLVEADAVPYVLDNFSYQGQVSRESIWNADNYLSGSFFGPDRLPTPQPRTNELPVLLAIVNFPEN, from the coding sequence TTGACGGACGGGCAATCGCGGTGGCAAGGACTCGGTCAGTTCTGCAAAGCCCTGACTGTCATCGTGTTAATGCTCGTCGTTGCCGCGTGTACGGTCCCGGCCAGAAACGACGCAATGGCGGGCGTTACCGTTCCCGACGCGTTCACCCCCCTGACCGTGGCGCCGATCAGCCAGGCAACGTTCCCGTTCCCCGGCACCGATGGCAAATACCACCTGGCCTTCGACATGCAGCTCACCAACGCCACGTCGGTGCCCGCCAGTCTCACCGCCGTCGACGTGGTCGACGGCCGAAACCCGACGAACGTGCTTGCCTCGTTCGACGGCCACCAATTGGTCGACCCCGCTTGCAACTACGGCAACTGCAATCGGCTCCGGCTGCTACCCGCCAGGCCCGCCCCCGACTTCGCGATCCCTGCGCAAACATCGCGGTCGCTGCTCATCGATTTCTCGCTGGACACGTTTGGACAGTTCCCGAAAGCGGTGATGCTGCGTTTGCATGGCACCGGGGCGGCCGGTCCGGCAGCCAAAGATCCCAGCCCGATCAATACCCTGGGGGCTCCGTTCGACATCTCGGCCGACACGCCGCGCGTCATCGGCCCACCGCTGCGAGGCAACAACTGGGTCGCACTCAACGGGTGCTGTGATCCGGGGTGGGGGCACCGCGACGCAATCCTTCCGGCGAACATGAAGCTCAACAACAGCCAGCGTTTCGCGATCGATTGGATGCGCACCAACGACCAGGGGCAGTTCTACACCGGAGACCGGACCAGGAACGAGAGCTACGTCGACTATGGATCCCCGGTGTATGCCGTGGCCGACGGCACCGTTACCGCGACGCTGGATGATCTGGCAGCCAACGTGCCCGGTATCCTGCCCGCGTCCGACCCCACCCTCGCCGCGAAGCTGACCGTGCAGAACGTCGACGGTAACCACGTCATCCTGGACATCGGCGGCGGTCTGTACGCCATGTACGCCCACTTCCTCAAGGGGTCATTGCTGGTGAAGCCCGGCGACAAGATCAAAAAAGGCCAGCAGATCGCGAAACTGGGCAACACTGGCAACTCCAACGCCCCGCACCTGCACTTCCAACTGATGAACGGTCCCTCGCTGGTTGAGGCGGATGCCGTGCCCTATGTGCTGGACAACTTCAGCTACCAGGGCCAGGTCAGCCGAGAGTCGATCTGGAACGCCGACAACTACCTCAGCGGATCGTTCTTCGGTCCGGACCGGCTACCGACACCGCAACCGCGGACCAACGAACTGCCCGTTCTGTTGGCGATCGTGAACTTCCCTGAGAACTAA